The DNA segment TGTCTAGTAGGtctagtatgttttttttattttctatacttgtatatatgtcatatgttcacattttttttgtaaatgtaagCCGCAATCATTACAATTcgttctttctttttaaatcatttttgttcTGTGAACAAACGTACTCATGGGTTTTAGATGACTTTTAATGCATTTGTctattcatatgattatttgaaaaatacaacaTTTCGTGGAATACCTTTGATAAAACGAAATGAAAGATCAACAAAACCGAgagaattaaaacattttgttatagCTGAAAAACGACATACCACACTGCAGATCTTACAACATAACTGTTAAACAACTAAGACTGTACGGTGCCCTCTAGATACCTTCTTTGGTACTGTGCGTAGGGTTATAATATAATAGTTATAACCGTTTTCTCGCAGACGTCTTTAGAGTTTGAATGATGCACAATCTTTGGATTAAATGCTTTCCTGCACCTGATCGAAAAATATACCTGACTGTATATTCatgctttttattttgtaacaccTTTCAGTCAGTATAACCATGAACACCAAACTAGTTATTCTCGCCCTCGCCACTGTTGCCATGGTGTCAGCTGGCGGTTATGGACAACACAAAGGATCTGGTATAGGAGGATACGGAGGGGGATATGGTCATGGAGGATACGGAGAAGATTATGGTATGGATCATAACACTTTTGTAgagataattttcaaataatcatgaaggaatcaaacattaaaataatatgattgCCCGGTCGACAATAAGACTTGTTTAATTATCTTTAAATTAAAGTCATTGAATCTCCAAAACCGAGTAATGGGCAAGATAACGTCTATATTGCAGCTCCTGTAAAATCATTGcaacaattcaaacaataatTGCATTCTGATTAAACCATCGTGGATTGCATACCATAAATAAATCTTTGCAAAGTGCTGAGTCTGGACTAATAATTATCTGGATTATTTCCACTTGCCTCTATTTAATCACTACTAGTATACTAAAAGATGTTCACCAAATTATGAGTTTAAATCTATCATTTGTATTTCAGGTTATGAGGTAAAAGGTATTTCAGATGATGGGTATGGTGATTATGGTTATAACGAATGGGGTATGGGAGGAAATGGTGGAATTAAAGAAAGCTATGGTGGATTCCAGGGAGGATTTGGCGGACATCAAGGTGGATTCCAATCAGGTATTGGAGGATATCAAGGTGGATATCAATCAGGTATGGGAGGAGGAGAGTATAGCCAGAACATTGGATCATACGAAGGTGAATACAGTGGTATGCAAAATTCTTATCAAGGTCAAGGACAATACGGACAAGGTATTGGAGGTGGTTCCTCTTACCTCGGCCAGTCAGCTGGCGGTATTGGAGGGGGTAGTTCTTACTATGCTGGACAGTCATCACTCGGAGGAGTAGGTGGTGGCAGTTATTTCGCTGGGCAGTCATCACTCGGAGGAGTAGGTGGTGGCAGTTATTTCGCTGGACAGTCATCACTTGGAGGAGCAGGTGGTGGCAGTTATTATCAAGGTTCATCAGGAGGTTCTTTACCAATCTACTAAATTAGACTTAAAAAAATCTACTGCTTGgagtatcaattgtgatatatGTGTATATGAACTTTTTgtgagttataaaaaaagatccAAATAATTTAATGTATTCCAATAGAAATGTGTGGTATCTGCACGTATTcgattacattaatttgttcgACATCTGTacaattcaaatattcatttgaaatttaaaaaaaataataatttaagaaaaaaacttttttctaggaatgaataacaaatttaacGAATTCTTAGAAATAAGTTgcataatttctttatttcttgttACCATTGTTATTTGTTAACTTCGGCATGTAGTATGTGTAATTCACAAAAGTACCAAATAAAAACATCGAGTCGAAAATgtctttgaaaatctaaaataaaacgCATTATTTTgctagctttaaaaaaaatatcgactAATTCGGATTTTGTTCCATAT comes from the Mytilus trossulus isolate FHL-02 chromosome 3, PNRI_Mtr1.1.1.hap1, whole genome shotgun sequence genome and includes:
- the LOC134710367 gene encoding uncharacterized protein LOC134710367 isoform X1, with translation MNTKLVILALATVAMVSAGGYGQHKGSGIGGYGGGYGHGGYGEDYGYEVKGISDDGYGDYGYNEWGMGGNGGIKESYGGFQGGFGGHQGGFQSGIGGYQGGYQSGMGGGEYSQNIGSYEGEYSGMQNSYQGQGQYGQGIGGGSSYLGQSAGGIGGGSSYYAGQSSLGGVGGGSYFAGQSSLGGVGGGSYFAGQSSLGGAGGGSYYQGSSGGSLPIY
- the LOC134710367 gene encoding uncharacterized protein LOC134710367 isoform X2 encodes the protein MNTKLVILALATVAMVSAGGYGQHKGSGIGGYGGGYGHGGYGEDYGYEVKGISDDGYGDYGYNEWGMGGNGGIKESYGGFQGGFGGHQGGFQSGIGGYQGGYQSGMGGGEYSQNIGSYEGEYSGMQNSYQGQGQYGQGIGGGSSYLGQSAGGIGGGSSYYAGQSSLGGVGGGSYFAGQSSLGGAGGGSYYQGSSGGSLPIY